The nucleotide sequence AATCTCACATCCAGTCTCAACACCCAAAATGTTTTTCACATTAATTTTCACTACAATCACAAACACATTATCTTATTGGCCATAAATCAATAAACTTTGAGTGCCTCGCCTTCGTGTATTTATAATAACTGAGGGTAATCTTGGCTAGCAGAAGGATAAGATCAAACGTTATagtatttgttatttttgtatCTTAGAACTTGAGTTGGGACCTAACCTAACCACGAAAGCTAACTCATGAGGTGAGTGTTTCCCTTTACTTATAACCACTATCTCAGCCAAGGATTGAACAACCGGAGCATAGCAATTTAGGCTTTATATCAtcttaaaattagaattttgatCCAAACTCAACCCCAGAAGCTAATCCAAGAGGTGAGGGGCTTCCCTATACTTACAACCAAAATGTGGGATCTCTATCATGTACATTGGACAGTTCACATATCTACAAGTCTTGGTTGTAAAGTTATTTACAATTCAAATACCAGAATTTGCAATTGGAGCATCGAACACAGAATGGATTAGGATTATTGGGAATTTTGAAGTTGTCATATTTGATATTAATCTTGGCTAGAGGCGTTAGGTGTAGCTTGAGGTTTTCATAAACACACGCGACATATGATGACCAGAACTTACTTGAGTTGAGCACTAGCTGGTGCTTCTACTTCAAGTAAAGCTACTCAGCTGTCCCTTTCTCAATCATCGCATACAACATCGTGATAGACGATGGCGACTCAAACATGTCATAAAATCGGGAAGAACCACTCACAAGACTAGtacaaaatctgaaaaatagcCTTTCAAGCGTTTCATCCTAAAACCTGTCCATTTTGGTTTCTGACTCTTGTATTTATTGTCATTCCCTGATTCAAGTTACGGCTTCTGAAAGTTACATAATTACATTGACGAAAAGAATAAGATACATGTAAAGGGTATCATGGTTAAATCCAAAATCTAATGGTTTTATGCACAGCGAATCAAAAAAGAATCACTGTTCCAGAAATTcacaaagaaacaataaaaatacaGATCAATTTTAACTCAAAACTGAAGAAAATCTGGAGGAGTAACATGTTCAAGATGGCAAACCAGAAGAGTAATCAGAAACTGGAATCACAAACCGTAACATGTGGAGAATCTGAAAGAATATTGTCGACAGAGAGAGGGGGTGGGAGAGAAATTAAGAAGATCAGTGAACTAGGTAAGAGAGAaatttttttaccaacaaaCAAGAAGGTAAACACAAATAGAAGTTACATTACCGAATATAGTTACAAACATTATAACCCTAGAGTCATGAAAAGAAGTCTTAGCTTCTTACATTAGCGCATTGTACTACTACAAAAAACTAAGTTTGCATAACTGAAAATCATGAAATTTCACAAGAAACAGGAATAAatgaattataaaataacaGTTACTGGTTGACAATACAGAAAAACGGTGTCTTCACTTGTGGGGAagtttaacaattttttgtagtaCCACGGTCCTTGCTCTTATGATGTCACGGCTACATGTATCAGCTTGTGCTCCTAAATCTTCGACATTCTTCATAAAAACTCCCAACTTCTTCTTGATTTCTTCTATTGCAACCTTCACTGCTCCTTCTTCCTCAATGGCATAACCCACATTCGTTTTTAGAGACTCGATCTCAACTTCAAGTCGATTAACTAGAACCCGGATATTGTCCAAATCCTTTATAGCTACATAGGATCCAACTTCCATTGAGATAGTTACTTCCTTATGACCTTTCAATGCATTTTCATAGTTCTTCATAAGTGAGTCGATCCACTTTCCCATTGAACCAATTGGGATAGCAGTAACAGCAGCTACAGCAGCTGCAACATGTGGAGAAGCAACAGCTGCTGCTACAACTGAGcagatcaaaacagaagcaACTGTGGCTACAAATATGATAAACGACACCTTCCTCCAAATACGGATTTGTTTTAGTTTCTTGTCAAGCTTGCCTTTTCTGAGTTTCAATTTCTCAAGCATGAGTACTTGCTGATTATAAACAGATTGATATATTTGGAAGAATTCTTCAGTGAAAGGATCACCGACAGCCTTAAAACTCTTCAGCTCCTGTAACGTCTTCACGTAGCAATTGTCTCCCGACACAGTTTCCTCATCAAACTTTTGAAGAGCTACATCAATAAGCAATTGACTATCCCTGGCTCTCTTCAGACACTTCTCTAAAGCATTGCAGAAATCTAGAGTCTTCAAGCTATTATCAAAGTACTCCTCAACAAGCTCAAACAGTTCTTGACTCTTCCATATATCTTTCTTACAGTCTAAGATTACCTTCACAACTTCCTGATTCATCTCGAGAAGGCATTCTGTTACTTGTTTGAGGGAATCAAACGAAAGGGATCGAACTTCAACTCCAACTGCAAGAGAATTTATGACCTGATTTGTTCGAGCTTGAAGGTTATTGTCGAATGACTGCAAATCTGCGTCATGCTTGCAGGCAGCCGCATATGACCTCAGTTCAGTTGCCATTTCAACATTAAGGTTGATATCAGACTGAGTTTCAGGGGTCTTACTCATACAGCCTCCCATTGCTGTAATTAAACAAAACTTGGTTACAATAcaagtaaaaaagaaagaaaaaaaacagaatcagTTTCCAATAAGAACTACTTACTCCCTCTGgaataaaatataagcaaaagcaCTATCGCACCGACATGCGTGTCCTAGACTCCTAGTGTCAAACCCTGACACTTGTGATTACATTTAACTACTATgtcattttatcaaaattttatcgGTGCTGACGTGTCAGCGTCGTCGTCTTTGATGTCTGTGCTTTGTAAAGCAAAAGTGGTAGTTAAAAAGTCATTGTATGTGATTAAAAATTTAGTCCATATACATCAACTTTTCAACTaccttttttgcttatat is from Medicago truncatula cultivar Jemalong A17 chromosome 1, MtrunA17r5.0-ANR, whole genome shotgun sequence and encodes:
- the LOC25482692 gene encoding UPF0496 protein At4g34320 encodes the protein MGGCMSKTPETQSDINLNVEMATELRSYAAACKHDADLQSFDNNLQARTNQVINSLAVGVEVRSLSFDSLKQVTECLLEMNQEVVKVILDCKKDIWKSQELFELVEEYFDNSLKTLDFCNALEKCLKRARDSQLLIDVALQKFDEETVSGDNCYVKTLQELKSFKAVGDPFTEEFFQIYQSVYNQQVLMLEKLKLRKGKLDKKLKQIRIWRKVSFIIFVATVASVLICSVVAAAVASPHVAAAVAAVTAIPIGSMGKWIDSLMKNYENALKGHKEVTISMEVGSYVAIKDLDNIRVLVNRLEVEIESLKTNVGYAIEEEGAVKVAIEEIKKKLGVFMKNVEDLGAQADTCSRDIIRARTVVLQKIVKLPHK